In the Ruminococcus sp. OA3 genome, one interval contains:
- the rfbB gene encoding dTDP-glucose 4,6-dehydratase — translation MTIIVTGGAGFIGSNFIFHMLEKYPDYRIVCLDCLTYAGNLSTLAPVMENPNFRFVKKSITDREAVYRLFEEEHPDMVVNFAAESHVDRSIENPEVFLDTNIKGTAVLMDACRKYGIQRYHQVSTDEVYGDLPLDRPDLFFTEETPIHTSSPYSSSKAGADLLVLAYHRTYGLPVTISRCSNNYGPYHFPEKLIPLMIANALNDRPLPVYGKGENVRDWLYVLDHCKAIDLIIHKGRAGEVYNIGGHNEMKNIDIVKMICKELGKPESLITYVTDRKGHDMRYAIDPAKIHTELGWLPETMFAEGIKKTIRWYLEHREWWETIISGEYQNYYETMYGNR, via the coding sequence ATGACGATTATCGTGACCGGCGGTGCCGGTTTTATCGGAAGTAACTTTATTTTTCATATGCTCGAAAAGTATCCTGATTACCGGATCGTATGTCTGGACTGCCTGACTTACGCCGGGAATCTCTCGACTCTCGCCCCGGTGATGGAAAATCCGAATTTCCGCTTTGTAAAAAAGAGCATTACGGACAGAGAGGCGGTGTATCGGTTATTTGAAGAAGAACATCCGGATATGGTGGTGAATTTTGCGGCAGAGAGTCATGTCGACCGTTCTATCGAGAATCCGGAAGTATTTTTAGATACCAACATCAAGGGAACGGCGGTGCTCATGGATGCCTGCCGGAAATACGGAATTCAGAGATACCATCAGGTTTCCACAGATGAAGTGTACGGCGACCTGCCCCTGGACCGGCCGGATCTGTTCTTTACGGAGGAGACGCCGATTCATACGAGCAGTCCTTACAGTTCTTCCAAAGCGGGCGCGGATTTGCTGGTGCTTGCATATCACCGCACGTATGGACTGCCGGTGACCATCAGCCGCTGCTCCAACAATTACGGTCCGTATCATTTCCCGGAAAAGCTGATCCCGCTGATGATCGCCAATGCGCTGAACGACCGTCCGCTGCCAGTCTACGGAAAAGGCGAAAATGTACGCGACTGGCTGTACGTCCTGGACCACTGCAAAGCCATTGATCTGATTATTCATAAAGGACGTGCCGGCGAGGTCTATAATATCGGCGGACACAATGAGATGAAAAACATTGATATTGTGAAGATGATCTGTAAAGAACTTGGAAAACCGGAAAGCCTGATCACGTATGTGACGGACCGAAAGGGCCATGATATGCGCTATGCGATCGATCCGGCAAAGATTCATACGGAACTCGGCTGGCTGCCGGAGACTATGTTTGCTGAGGGCATTAAGAAGACAATCCGGTGGTATCTGGAACACAGGGAATGGTGGGAGACGATCATATCCGGGGAATACCAGAATTACTATGAGACGATGTACGGGAACCGATAG
- a CDS encoding CpsB/CapC family capsule biosynthesis tyrosine phosphatase yields MIDIHCHILPGVDDGAKDTQETEKMLRIAYNEGIRCIIATPHYHGGMKPEVWKKRRAALASTIAMAKDIAPDLYIVSGAEIYYSQEAVDDLMMGDVWTLNASKYVLIEFATYVEFTYIRRAVQTLQYNGYLPILAHIERYDALLIEENVEELVRMGAYIQVNAGSVIGREGRDIKKYLLQLLKKRYIHFIGTDAHGSAHRRPLMKKCAAYIEKKTDKTYRRQICRENARKIIRREYIDE; encoded by the coding sequence TTGATTGATATACATTGCCATATACTGCCCGGTGTGGATGACGGGGCAAAGGATACACAGGAGACAGAAAAAATGCTGCGGATCGCCTATAATGAGGGGATTCGCTGTATCATTGCGACGCCTCATTATCACGGTGGAATGAAACCGGAGGTCTGGAAAAAAAGAAGAGCTGCACTGGCATCCACGATTGCGATGGCAAAGGACATTGCACCTGATCTGTATATTGTTTCCGGGGCGGAGATTTATTACAGCCAGGAAGCGGTGGATGACCTGATGATGGGGGATGTATGGACCCTGAACGCCAGTAAATACGTGCTGATCGAGTTTGCCACTTATGTGGAATTTACGTATATCCGGCGGGCGGTGCAGACGCTGCAGTATAATGGATATCTTCCGATTCTGGCTCATATAGAACGATATGACGCTCTTCTGATCGAAGAAAATGTGGAAGAGCTGGTCAGAATGGGGGCTTACATTCAGGTAAATGCCGGCAGTGTGATCGGGAGAGAAGGACGGGATATCAAGAAATACCTGTTGCAGCTGCTGAAAAAACGGTACATTCATTTTATCGGAACGGATGCGCACGGAAGTGCACACCGCAGGCCATTGATGAAAAAGTGTGCGGCATATATTGAGAAAAAGACAGATAAAACATATAGAAGGCAGATATGCCGGGAGAACGCAAGGAAAATTATCAGGAGGGAATACATAGATGAATAG
- a CDS encoding VanZ family protein, translated as MDLYEILIHQNPPWSSRETVCFAVLLCLLFITVAVLIRKRKLKGVQGTAILLIYIFLFVVFASTVFTRVPTSEANYNLQLFWSYRYVLENNSVGMLEEILLNCVLLMPLGVLLPFALGKPVSVWFACLTGLVVSSCIEVCQLVFHRGLFEWDDIIHNTLGCVVGYVIARRACRYIAGRKN; from the coding sequence ATGGACTTATATGAAATATTGATACACCAGAACCCACCCTGGTCATCCAGGGAGACCGTTTGTTTTGCAGTTTTATTATGCCTGCTTTTTATAACCGTGGCTGTGCTGATACGAAAGAGAAAATTGAAGGGTGTGCAGGGGACCGCGATTTTACTGATTTATATCTTTCTGTTTGTTGTGTTCGCATCGACGGTATTTACGAGGGTTCCGACTTCGGAGGCAAACTATAATCTGCAGTTATTCTGGTCGTACCGATATGTGCTGGAAAACAACAGTGTGGGAATGCTGGAAGAGATTCTGCTCAACTGCGTATTGCTGATGCCGCTCGGGGTGCTGCTGCCTTTTGCGCTGGGCAAGCCGGTGAGCGTGTGGTTCGCCTGCCTGACAGGACTGGTGGTATCATCCTGTATCGAAGTCTGCCAGCTTGTGTTTCACCGGGGACTGTTTGAGTGGGACGATATCATACACAATACGCTTGGATGTGTGGTCGGCTATGTGATAGCCAGAAGAGCATGCCGCTATATAGCGGGCAGGAAGAATTAG
- the glmS gene encoding glutamine--fructose-6-phosphate transaminase (isomerizing), with amino-acid sequence MCGIVGYTGHQAAAPILLDGLSKLEYRGYDSSGIAVDGTKQDQHVIDVIKAKGPLMALCEMTDNGKAVNGNCGIGHTRWATHGEPSVVNAHPHFTKDKRIVIVHNGIIENYQELRENLEKKGYEFVSQTDTEVLAHLLDYYYDGNPLEAIAKVMVRIRGSYALGVLFQDFPGTIYAVRKDSPMIIGSSAEGNFIASDVPAILKYTKDVCFIQNMEIAKLTADGVKFYDIDQEEINKDFSRIEWDAKAAEKGGFAHFMLKEIYEQPKAVADTISPRIKNNRIVIEELEMTEEEIKDIRRIQMVACGSAYHVCMSAKYVLEQMTQIAVDVDLASEFRYRKPVMEENTLVIVVSQSGETADSLAALREAHKRGFKVLGIVNVVGSSIAREADSVFYTWAGPEISVATTKAYSTQLAAMYLIGIHFGMVRGVVPEDDYAAYLKELQKLPDKIKRILDEKERIQWFANKFSHSHDIFFIGRGLDYAISMEGSLKLKEISYIHSEAYAAGELKHGTISLIENGTLVVGVATQSELFEKVVSNMVEVKSRGAYVMGLTSYGNYSIEDTADFTIYVPKTAECFANSLAVIPLQLLAYYVSLAKGLDVDKPRNLAKSVTVE; translated from the coding sequence ATGTGCGGCATTGTAGGGTATACAGGACACCAGGCAGCAGCCCCCATCCTGTTGGATGGTCTGTCGAAACTGGAGTACCGCGGCTATGATTCATCAGGAATTGCAGTGGACGGTACGAAACAGGATCAGCATGTTATCGACGTGATCAAGGCAAAGGGTCCGCTGATGGCATTGTGTGAAATGACAGACAACGGCAAGGCGGTAAACGGGAATTGTGGGATTGGACACACCAGGTGGGCGACACATGGGGAACCTTCTGTCGTGAACGCCCATCCGCATTTTACGAAGGATAAGCGGATTGTTATCGTGCATAACGGTATCATTGAAAACTATCAGGAACTGCGGGAAAATCTGGAGAAGAAGGGATATGAGTTTGTCTCTCAGACAGATACAGAGGTTCTTGCACATTTGCTGGACTACTATTATGATGGGAACCCGCTGGAGGCGATTGCCAAGGTTATGGTACGTATCCGTGGTTCCTATGCATTGGGGGTATTGTTTCAGGATTTCCCGGGAACGATCTATGCCGTCAGAAAAGACAGTCCGATGATCATCGGAAGCAGCGCAGAAGGAAACTTCATCGCATCTGATGTGCCGGCGATTCTGAAATATACGAAAGATGTATGTTTTATCCAGAACATGGAGATTGCGAAGCTGACAGCGGATGGCGTTAAATTCTACGATATTGACCAGGAGGAGATCAATAAAGATTTCAGCAGGATTGAATGGGATGCCAAAGCAGCAGAAAAAGGTGGATTTGCGCATTTTATGCTCAAAGAGATCTATGAACAGCCGAAAGCTGTTGCAGACACCATCAGTCCGAGAATTAAGAATAACCGGATCGTCATTGAAGAACTGGAGATGACGGAGGAAGAGATTAAGGATATCCGCAGAATCCAGATGGTAGCCTGCGGTTCGGCTTACCATGTCTGCATGAGTGCCAAATACGTTCTCGAGCAGATGACGCAGATTGCAGTGGATGTGGATCTGGCAAGTGAATTCCGGTACCGCAAACCGGTGATGGAAGAGAACACACTTGTCATCGTAGTCAGCCAGTCCGGGGAGACGGCAGATTCTCTGGCAGCGCTGAGGGAAGCCCACAAACGTGGGTTTAAGGTGCTGGGGATCGTAAATGTAGTCGGCAGCTCCATTGCAAGGGAGGCAGACAGTGTATTCTACACCTGGGCTGGTCCGGAGATATCGGTGGCAACGACGAAGGCATACAGCACACAGCTGGCAGCAATGTATCTGATCGGTATTCACTTTGGGATGGTCCGGGGCGTGGTGCCGGAGGACGATTATGCGGCTTATCTGAAAGAGCTTCAGAAACTTCCGGATAAAATCAAGAGGATACTGGATGAGAAAGAGCGGATTCAGTGGTTTGCGAATAAGTTTTCCCACAGCCATGATATTTTCTTCATTGGCCGGGGACTGGATTATGCAATTTCAATGGAAGGATCACTGAAGCTGAAAGAGATTTCCTATATCCATTCTGAGGCTTATGCTGCAGGCGAACTGAAACACGGTACGATCTCTTTGATCGAGAACGGAACGCTTGTCGTTGGCGTTGCGACGCAGTCTGAATTATTTGAAAAAGTAGTCAGCAACATGGTTGAGGTGAAGAGCCGCGGTGCCTATGTGATGGGTCTGACTTCTTATGGAAACTATTCCATTGAAGATACGGCGGATTTTACCATCTATGTGCCGAAAACAGCGGAATGTTTTGCAAACAGCCTGGCGGTGATCCCGCTGCAGCTGCTGGCATATTATGTGTCACTCGCGAAAGGGCTGGATGTGGATAAACCACGGAACCTTGCAAAATCGGTTACAGTGGAATAG
- the glmM gene encoding phosphoglucosamine mutase: MGKYFGTDGFRGEANVNLTVEHAYKIGRFLGWYYGRNKKDERCKAVIGKDTRRSSYMFEYALAAGLTASGADAYLLHVTTTPSVSYVARTEDFDCGIMISASHNPYYDNGIKLINSNGEKMDEGTILKVEAYIDGIAGEIPLATKEIIGRTVDYSAGRNRYVGYLISLATRSYKNMRVGLDCANGSAWMIAKSVFDALGAKTYVINNEPDGTNINMGCGSTHMEGLQQLVKEKKLDVGFAFDGDADRCLCVDENGDVVNGDLIIYIYGCYMKDRGKLVGNKVVTTVMSNFGLYKALDEAGIEYEKTAVGDKYVYENMAENGYRIGGEQSGHIIFRKYATTGDGILTALKMMEVILEKKKPLSVLASPVTIYPQVLKNIRVTDKSQAQADTAVQAAVKSAADELGNDGRILVRESGTEPVVRVMVEAPEYEQCERLVDQVLDVIIKNGYRED, encoded by the coding sequence ATGGGAAAATATTTCGGAACAGACGGCTTCCGCGGTGAGGCCAATGTGAATTTGACAGTGGAGCACGCATACAAGATCGGCCGGTTTCTGGGCTGGTATTACGGCAGAAATAAAAAAGATGAGCGCTGCAAGGCGGTGATCGGCAAGGACACAAGAAGATCCTCCTATATGTTTGAATATGCTCTGGCAGCGGGACTGACAGCTTCCGGTGCGGATGCGTATCTGCTGCATGTGACGACGACTCCAAGTGTCTCTTATGTGGCACGGACGGAAGATTTTGACTGTGGTATTATGATTTCGGCGAGCCACAATCCGTACTATGACAATGGAATAAAGCTGATCAACAGCAACGGCGAGAAGATGGATGAGGGGACCATTCTGAAAGTCGAGGCTTACATAGACGGCATTGCGGGAGAGATTCCGCTGGCTACGAAGGAGATTATCGGACGCACCGTGGATTATTCCGCAGGCAGAAACCGTTATGTGGGATATCTGATCTCTCTGGCTACACGTTCTTATAAGAACATGCGCGTTGGACTTGACTGTGCGAACGGCAGTGCGTGGATGATTGCCAAGAGCGTATTTGATGCGCTTGGAGCCAAAACTTACGTGATCAATAATGAACCTGACGGCACCAACATTAATATGGGGTGCGGATCGACTCATATGGAAGGACTGCAGCAGCTCGTGAAAGAGAAGAAGCTGGATGTCGGCTTTGCATTTGACGGGGATGCTGACCGCTGTCTCTGCGTGGATGAAAACGGAGATGTTGTCAATGGAGATCTGATCATCTATATCTATGGATGCTATATGAAGGACCGCGGAAAACTGGTGGGCAACAAAGTCGTGACAACGGTAATGTCGAACTTTGGTCTTTATAAGGCGCTTGACGAGGCCGGGATTGAGTATGAAAAGACTGCTGTCGGTGATAAATATGTCTATGAGAATATGGCGGAAAACGGATATCGCATCGGCGGAGAGCAGTCCGGTCATATTATTTTCCGGAAATATGCGACCACGGGTGACGGTATTCTGACGGCGCTCAAGATGATGGAAGTCATACTGGAAAAGAAAAAACCGCTCAGTGTTCTGGCTTCCCCGGTTACGATTTATCCTCAGGTACTGAAGAATATCAGGGTGACAGACAAGTCGCAGGCACAGGCGGATACTGCAGTGCAGGCTGCGGTGAAGAGTGCAGCTGATGAGCTCGGCAATGACGGCCGTATCCTCGTGCGTGAGAGCGGAACGGAGCCGGTTGTCCGAGTGATGGTGGAAGCGCCGGAATATGAGCAGTGTGAGAGGCTTGTAGACCAGGTGCTGGATGTCATTATCAAGAATGGCTACAGGGAGGATTAA
- the rfbA gene encoding glucose-1-phosphate thymidylyltransferase RfbA: MKGIILAGGSGTRLYPLTMVTSKQLLPIYDKPMIYYPMSVLMNAGIRDILIISTPQDTPQFERLLGDGHQFGVSLSYAVQPSPDGLAQAFIIGSDFIGNDTAAMVLGDNIFAGHGLKERLTAAVENAKQGKGATVFGYYVDDPERFGIVEFNSAGRAVSIEEKPEHPKSNYCVTGLYFYDNDVVKYAKDLKPSARGELEITDLNRIYLENGNLNVELLGQGFTWLDTGTHESLVEATNFVKTVEQHQHRKVACLEEIAYLNGWITKEEVWKVYEVLKKNQYGQYLKDVLDGKYLDVLH, from the coding sequence TTGAAGGGAATTATTTTAGCAGGCGGTTCTGGAACAAGGCTTTACCCGCTGACGATGGTAACTTCGAAACAGCTGCTGCCCATTTACGACAAACCGATGATCTATTATCCCATGTCGGTGTTGATGAATGCCGGAATCCGTGACATACTGATTATTTCGACTCCGCAGGATACTCCGCAGTTTGAGAGGCTTTTAGGAGACGGGCACCAGTTTGGGGTCAGTCTTTCCTATGCCGTACAGCCGAGTCCGGACGGGCTTGCGCAGGCCTTTATCATTGGAAGTGACTTTATTGGAAATGATACGGCGGCGATGGTCCTGGGCGATAATATATTCGCGGGACACGGCCTGAAAGAGCGGCTGACAGCTGCGGTGGAAAATGCAAAGCAGGGGAAAGGTGCGACCGTTTTCGGCTACTACGTGGACGATCCGGAGCGTTTCGGGATCGTGGAATTTAACAGTGCGGGAAGAGCGGTGTCCATCGAAGAAAAACCGGAACATCCGAAAAGTAATTACTGTGTGACCGGTCTGTATTTTTACGACAACGATGTTGTGAAATATGCAAAAGACCTGAAGCCGAGTGCCCGCGGAGAGCTGGAAATCACAGATCTGAACCGTATTTATCTGGAAAATGGGAACCTGAATGTGGAACTGCTCGGGCAGGGTTTTACCTGGCTGGATACAGGGACGCATGAGAGTCTCGTGGAGGCGACGAATTTCGTAAAGACGGTGGAACAGCATCAACACCGCAAGGTCGCCTGCCTTGAAGAGATCGCATACCTGAACGGCTGGATTACGAAAGAGGAAGTCTGGAAAGTCTATGAGGTTCTGAAAAAGAATCAGTATGGACAGTATCTGAAAGACGTTCTGGATGGAAAATATCTGGATGTGCTGCATTAA
- a CDS encoding methyltransferase domain-containing protein, translating into MEQSKYYTSGEFARMARVSVRTIRFYDKQNVLKPSYVNDYGKRFYTDSDLARLQQILLLKYLGFSLDDIRNMTINDSDSHILINSLNLQLKLIRDRIEQLQMVEKAIQDTTSVIETDHYIDWSQMLELIHLTNMEKSLKSQYQNATNISARINLHTLYTRNKQGWFPWIFAQCNLRPGMRVLELGCGNGALWTENLKSIPAGIEVILSDISEGMIRDARRAIGPGDRRFTFEVFDCQQIPYPDASFDLVIANHLLFYCEDVPKACSGIARVLKSGGRLVCSTYSANHMKEINELVRRFDDRITLSADRLYEQFGLENGGKLLQSYFDDVQTLIYEDSLLVDTPEPLIEYILSCHGNQNQYILDRYKEFRLFVEKKTRKGFRITKEAGIFSCKFISKNT; encoded by the coding sequence ATGGAGCAGTCAAAATACTATACATCCGGTGAATTTGCCCGGATGGCACGGGTATCTGTGCGTACGATCCGTTTTTATGACAAACAGAATGTGCTTAAACCGTCCTATGTCAATGATTATGGCAAGCGTTTCTATACAGATTCGGATCTTGCAAGACTTCAGCAGATTCTTCTGCTCAAATATCTTGGATTTTCACTGGACGATATCCGGAATATGACGATCAATGATTCGGATTCTCATATTCTTATCAATTCGCTTAACCTGCAGCTGAAACTGATCCGCGACCGGATCGAGCAACTGCAGATGGTGGAGAAGGCGATACAGGATACGACTTCTGTGATCGAGACGGATCATTATATCGACTGGAGTCAGATGCTGGAGCTGATCCATCTGACAAACATGGAAAAAAGCCTCAAAAGCCAGTATCAGAACGCCACAAACATATCTGCGCGGATTAACCTGCATACGCTGTATACCCGGAACAAACAGGGATGGTTCCCGTGGATCTTTGCGCAGTGTAATCTGCGGCCGGGGATGCGTGTGCTCGAGCTTGGATGCGGCAATGGAGCCTTATGGACGGAGAATCTGAAGTCCATACCCGCTGGTATCGAGGTGATCCTGTCTGATATTTCGGAGGGGATGATCCGTGATGCGAGGCGGGCGATTGGTCCCGGGGACAGACGTTTTACATTTGAGGTATTTGACTGTCAGCAGATTCCTTATCCGGATGCCAGTTTTGATCTGGTCATCGCCAATCATCTGCTGTTCTATTGTGAGGATGTTCCAAAAGCGTGTTCCGGCATTGCACGTGTACTGAAGTCCGGCGGCAGACTGGTCTGCAGTACTTACAGTGCGAATCATATGAAAGAAATCAATGAGCTGGTGCGAAGATTTGATGACAGGATTACGTTGTCAGCGGACCGGCTGTATGAACAGTTTGGGCTGGAAAACGGTGGGAAACTGCTTCAATCGTATTTTGACGATGTCCAGACATTAATATATGAAGATTCTTTATTGGTGGATACGCCGGAACCGCTGATCGAGTATATCCTGTCCTGCCATGGAAACCAGAATCAGTACATTCTGGACCGCTATAAGGAATTCCGTCTCTTTGTGGAGAAAAAGACAAGGAAGGGATTTCGTATTACGAAAGAGGCGGGGATTTTTAGTTGTAAGTTTATATCAAAAAACACTTGA
- the rfbD gene encoding dTDP-4-dehydrorhamnose reductase, with protein MKVLVTGVKGQLGHDVVDELTKRQHEAVGVDIEEMDITDLASVEKTIKDVNPDAVVHCAAWTAVDAAEDCVDKVRMVNAAGTEHVAKLCRELDIKMMYISTDYVFSGTGTNFWEPDDLDRQPLNVYGQTKYEGEIAIENLLDKYFIVRIAWVFGVNGKNFIKTMLNLGKNHDKLTVVCDQIGSPTYTYDLARLLADMIETDKYGRYHATNEGICSWYEFACEIFRQAAAMGRSEYDPEHLTVEPVTADHYPSKAKRPSNSRMSKEKLTENGFERLPSWQDAVARYLKEIEF; from the coding sequence ATGAAAGTATTAGTAACCGGTGTTAAGGGACAGCTTGGACATGATGTGGTAGACGAACTCACAAAACGGCAGCACGAGGCTGTCGGTGTGGATATCGAGGAGATGGATATCACCGATCTGGCTTCCGTGGAGAAGACAATAAAAGATGTGAATCCGGATGCGGTCGTACACTGTGCTGCATGGACGGCAGTCGATGCGGCGGAGGACTGCGTCGATAAAGTACGGATGGTGAATGCAGCCGGCACGGAACATGTGGCAAAACTGTGCAGGGAACTGGACATTAAAATGATGTATATCAGCACGGATTATGTGTTCAGTGGAACCGGAACGAATTTCTGGGAACCGGACGACCTGGATCGTCAGCCGCTCAACGTGTACGGACAGACGAAATATGAGGGGGAGATCGCGATTGAAAACCTGCTGGACAAGTATTTTATCGTCCGTATCGCCTGGGTATTTGGTGTAAACGGTAAGAATTTTATCAAGACGATGCTGAATCTGGGAAAAAATCATGATAAGCTGACGGTTGTCTGCGATCAGATCGGAAGTCCCACTTATACGTATGACCTGGCACGTTTACTGGCGGACATGATCGAGACGGATAAATACGGGCGCTATCATGCGACAAACGAGGGCATCTGCTCCTGGTATGAATTTGCCTGTGAGATCTTCCGCCAGGCAGCTGCGATGGGACGCAGTGAGTATGACCCAGAACATCTGACGGTTGAGCCGGTCACTGCCGATCATTACCCTTCTAAGGCGAAACGACCTTCCAACAGCCGGATGAGCAAAGAGAAACTGACGGAGAACGGTTTTGAGAGGCTGCCGTCATGGCAGGATGCGGTGGCGCGTTATCTGAAAGAGATTGAGTTTTAG
- a CDS encoding immunoglobulin-like domain-containing protein — protein MRKLYLVGVAVVAILLAAGAVWVVVTQDREGPVITIDETQQISWHTDMEKTDLLQGVTAVDDKDGDVTDTLIVESIKPQPTGDEAVVTYVAKDSSHNVTKATRKVGYSDTGGDTSGEAEQQTEGQPDAEANTQEDTEAGDIAEEQTAETDAAAQTPEELEQQAQAQRDAAIAALSPGAPRFYLKQHYVTINVGEEFNKLSWVEDITDDKDDRSRLFRDIRVEGDVNRNEPGTYELAYYAADSDGNRSNREILTVTVN, from the coding sequence ATGAGAAAACTTTACCTTGTTGGCGTTGCAGTCGTCGCGATACTGCTGGCTGCGGGAGCCGTATGGGTAGTTGTTACACAGGATCGCGAGGGACCGGTAATTACGATAGATGAGACGCAGCAGATTTCCTGGCATACCGATATGGAGAAGACAGACCTGCTTCAGGGAGTGACTGCGGTGGATGATAAAGACGGCGATGTGACAGATACTTTGATCGTAGAATCCATTAAGCCGCAGCCGACGGGAGATGAGGCTGTCGTGACTTATGTGGCAAAGGACAGCAGCCACAATGTAACGAAAGCGACCAGAAAAGTCGGATATTCTGACACCGGTGGAGATACATCCGGTGAAGCAGAACAGCAGACCGAAGGACAGCCGGATGCTGAAGCAAATACGCAGGAGGATACGGAAGCGGGAGACATTGCAGAAGAACAGACAGCAGAGACAGATGCCGCGGCCCAGACTCCGGAGGAACTGGAACAGCAGGCCCAGGCACAGCGGGATGCGGCGATCGCGGCATTGTCCCCAGGTGCACCGCGTTTTTATCTGAAACAGCACTATGTGACGATCAATGTCGGTGAAGAGTTCAATAAACTCTCCTGGGTGGAAGACATTACGGATGATAAGGATGACAGATCCCGTCTGTTCCGTGACATCCGCGTGGAAGGTGATGTGAACAGAAATGAACCCGGAACGTACGAGCTGGCATATTATGCCGCAGACAGCGATGGCAACCGCTCAAACCGCGAGATTCTGACGGTTACCGTTAATTAA
- a CDS encoding lipopolysaccharide biosynthesis protein yields the protein MTKDNTIQKSMGWSLSSEVAVKFVVPVTNMILARVLTPDAFGVVAVCNMLVSFVDLITDAGFGKYLVQHDFESEEEKGQYADVSFWTNLGISVLMTVLIILFRFPIASFLGHRDYGNVIAIASVQLIITSVSSIQTAIFRREFEFKKLFVARISVAAAPLMITVPLALILRSFWALIIGNISGALVNAMVLTAFSKWRPGFFYKVTILKRMFNYSFWSLCEALANWTIFWVDTFIVGSVFSEYQLGLYKNSTNMVQSIMGMISASMSPVLLSTLSRLKNSKEKYSDAFLNIYNLILYLILPMGAGLFLYRDTATLLLFGSQWSEAANIVGAWGLMMLCSVTFYSFPAELYKSKGIPQVLFLFQMLYLVILIPVCIVSAGYGFWIMVYARCLCVLWQVFISVIFMKKYIGMALNKFFVTFITPCLATGCMVIGSVFMKTFLRGTPGDIIAIFICTIIYTAFLAIFARRQITRSISGMRDNNLK from the coding sequence ATGACAAAAGATAATACGATTCAAAAGTCAATGGGTTGGTCTCTTTCTTCAGAGGTGGCTGTTAAATTTGTTGTTCCGGTAACAAACATGATTCTGGCTCGGGTGCTCACTCCGGATGCATTCGGTGTGGTAGCAGTCTGCAATATGCTGGTTAGCTTTGTCGACTTAATTACAGATGCCGGTTTTGGCAAGTACCTTGTACAGCATGATTTTGAAAGTGAAGAAGAAAAAGGTCAGTATGCAGACGTATCATTTTGGACCAATCTTGGCATCTCTGTACTGATGACAGTGCTGATTATTCTGTTCCGGTTCCCGATCGCTTCATTTTTGGGACATAGAGATTACGGCAACGTTATAGCAATAGCCAGTGTACAATTGATAATTACATCGGTCTCCAGCATTCAAACGGCGATTTTCAGGAGAGAATTTGAGTTTAAAAAGTTATTTGTCGCCAGGATTTCAGTTGCGGCAGCCCCTTTAATGATTACAGTGCCACTGGCACTCATATTGCGCTCGTTTTGGGCACTGATCATCGGAAATATTTCTGGTGCATTGGTGAATGCGATGGTGCTGACAGCGTTTTCTAAATGGAGGCCAGGTTTTTTTTACAAGGTAACGATTCTAAAAAGAATGTTTAATTATAGTTTCTGGTCCTTATGTGAAGCGCTTGCAAACTGGACGATTTTCTGGGTGGATACGTTCATTGTCGGGAGTGTGTTTTCAGAATACCAGCTAGGGCTCTATAAAAATTCCACCAACATGGTTCAGTCTATTATGGGAATGATATCTGCATCCATGAGCCCTGTTCTGCTGTCCACATTGTCGCGTCTGAAAAATTCAAAAGAAAAATACAGTGATGCGTTTCTCAATATTTACAATCTGATACTCTATCTTATATTGCCTATGGGAGCAGGCCTTTTCCTATATAGAGATACTGCAACACTTCTCTTGTTCGGCAGTCAATGGTCGGAAGCAGCCAATATAGTGGGAGCATGGGGATTAATGATGCTGTGCAGCGTAACGTTTTACAGTTTTCCGGCTGAACTGTATAAATCCAAAGGAATACCCCAGGTATTATTTTTGTTTCAAATGCTTTACCTGGTCATACTGATTCCAGTCTGTATCGTGAGTGCAGGGTATGGCTTTTGGATCATGGTCTATGCAAGGTGCCTGTGTGTTCTGTGGCAGGTGTTTATAAGCGTAATCTTCATGAAAAAGTATATAGGGATGGCACTCAATAAATTTTTCGTAACATTTATTACGCCATGTCTGGCAACGGGCTGTATGGTCATAGGTTCAGTTTTCATGAAGACATTTTTGAGGGGAACACCGGGCGATATAATTGCGATCTTCATTTGCACGATAATTTACACTGCGTTTCTCGCAATTTTTGCAAGGCGGCAGATAACCAGGAGTATCAGCGGTATGAGAGATAACAATTTGAAATAA